The following is a genomic window from bacterium.
GCAGGATCGATGAAGCAGGCCAGCTCTTCTTTATTCTGATTTATTTTTTGTGCGATTGCATTGATCGCCGCCTTCGGCGGCGTGGCGTTGAGATCTATAAACGACATTCTCCCGCGCAGATCCAGCTGAGTCTCTATTTGTGTCTTCACGTGTTGGTACGCCTGACACGGGCTGTCGTGGCGTTGCGATGGCAAGTTCTCAACGGCTTGGGCAAAGGCATCGGCTGCTGACTTGACGTTGTTCTGCACAGCCTCCTCTGCGTTCACGAAGACCGGTCTTTTGATGTTGGGATTGTTAGGATCCGACAAGCTGAAGTGGAGCAGCTCGTCGAACATATTCTTAGCATGAGGACCTTCGGCAAAAAACCTGCAGAGAGAGTAAGGCTTCGCTGGAGTGGTCATCAGCCTCATGATAGACGAGACGACGGGAAGCGGATCAGACATTCCGGCCGATTTTAAAAACAGTGTTGTGTCTTTGTATTGATTCCCGAGTTGAACGAGGAAACTTGAGACCCGAGCGTGCAACCCTTTCGGGTCGTTCAAGACAACGTCGATGCGCTGCATGCTCGACATGGCCATTGCAGAGCTTATCGCATTATCCAAAAAAATGTTGCGTAAAAAAGAGAGGCGCGGATAACTAACAAATCTATAAGATCGGCCTGGGGCTGGGCGCCGCTAAACTCGGACCAAAGCTGCGAGTGAGCAGCCCGCTGGACATGAAAGGCGACATCGAGGCCCCGGAAACTGAGGTTGGGGGCATGATTGGGCTTCCGCCGTGGTTGGTCGTCGGCGAAGAGGAGCCGTTGCCGCTCAATCCACCTTCTTCATCGTTGTGATTCGGATCTGGGGTCAATTTGAGGAATAGCGGGAGCCCGTCAATTTTCAAATCAAACATTTCTTTTTGCACATCATGCGCATGCGGACCATTTACAATGAACTCAAATTGAGAACCGCAGGTCAGCCCCAGAGTCATCAACGTGAGTATGGATTTGTGTGTAATGCGGATTGGATCGGCATCTTGAGTTTTTATCTGGAGCGTCGTGTCTTCGTATTTCTGAGCAATCTTAATGAGATAGGTGGCGACTCGAACGTGCATGCCCGCGGGATCGTTGAGAACGACGCCGACAGTTTGTTTGTCGGGATGCTCGTCCAAAAACCTCTCGACATAGAGGCGATCGATTGGATGTGTTTTTGAAATGGACATTGTCCTGTCTTATCGGTTCATCGTCGAAAAAGTTGCGTGAAATAAGGAGAAAGAAAGCGGGGAGGCCATAAAGACCTCCCCGCTTTTTTGTGCCCAGGGCGGGACTCGAACCCGCATGGCTTGCGCCACACGCCCCTCAAACGTGCGTGTCTGCCAATTCCACCACCTGGGCAAATTTCTTAGTAATTTATATGTGGGTCCTGTCGCCGGGCTCACCCCCATTTGCGGCATCGCCGCGATCAGTCACCGAGTGCATGCGGATTACATCACGCGACTGCTGGCGTCAAATGGGGTCCCCCGACCCGGCGCCACCCACATACAATTACCACCTCATAATTTCAAAAAACAATAACTACTTCGCCGGAATCGGTGCAGCGGGCTCGAGCGGGGGCTCGGCCGGCGCTGCCGGCGCCTGCTCCGTTATCGGGGCCTTGTCCAGGACCGAGCCGGTGCTCTGGGTCTTGGATATCTGTGCGAGCCATATGGAGGTTACGATGAAACCCAGTGCCACGCCTATCGTGAGCTTGTTGAGGAACGTGGCCGGGCCCTGGCTGCCGAACATCGTCTGGGATGCGCCGCCGAAGACCGCCCCTATGTCCGCGCCCTTTCCCGCCTGCAAGAGGATCATGAGTATGAGCACGAAGCAGATTATGTAGTGAAACGTCAAAACTATGGATTCCATCCTGTGTTCCTTTCCGTTTCAGGCGCTGTGTGCGCTGCGAACGATCGCTGCGAAGTGTTGCGGGTTGAGGGACGCACCGCCCACCAGAGCTCCGTCGATATCCGGCTTTTGCATCAGGTCACGGCTGTTCGACGGCTTCACGCTCCCGCCGTAGAGCAGGCGCGTGCGGTCGGCAACCGTTGTCCCGTGTTTGTCCTTGAGATATGAGCGCATGAGGCCGTGCACTTCCTGGGCCTGGTCGGGGGTCGCGTTCCTGCCGGTTCCGATCGCCCATACCGGCTCGTATGCGATGACGAAATCGGCAAGGGTCGCCAGGTCTATCCCCTTGAGGCCGTCGCGAAGCTGGCGGCCCACCACGTCCCAGGTGCGGTTCGACTCGCGCTCCTCGAGCGTCTCCCCCACGCACATGATGGGTTTGAGCCCGCTCTTTATCGCGGCCACGAGCCTCCTGTTCACCGTATCGTCCGTGTCGCCGAAGAGCTGACGGCGTTCGGAGTGGCCCACGATGACGTATGAGCAGCCGGCATCGCGGAGCATGGGGCCTGAGATCTCGCCAGTGAACGCGCCGGTCTCTTCCCAATAGAGGTTTTGCGCCGCGAGCTTGAGCTCGGTGCCGTCCATCGCCTCGTTGACCGCATAAAGGGCGGTGAACGGAGGCGCTATCACCACGTCGACGTTGCCCGTCGACTTGAGTTCAGAGGTAAATGCGGTCACGAACTTGAGCGCCTCGGGCACCGTGTTGTTGAGCTTCCAGTTTGCTGCGATCAGCGGACGTCTCATCTTGACTCCTTTTGGATGAATCTCAAACCTCAAGGGCGACAAGCCCGGGGAGTTTCTTTCCTTCGACGAATTCCAGCGATGCGCCGCCGCCGGTGGAGACATGGCTGATGCGCGAGGCTACGCCGGCCTGATTGATGGCCGAGATCGAGTCTCCGCCGCCTACCACGGAGTGCGCGCCGCTCTCGGCAACCGCCATCGCGACCTTGTTGGTGCCGGCGGCGAATGCGGGTATCTCGAACACGCCCATCGGCCCGTTCCAGAATATCGTGCGCGCCTTCATGATCACGTCCGAATATTCTGCCGAGGTCCTGGGGCCTATGTCCAAGCCCATCATCCCTTCCGGGATCGAGTCGTTCTGAGTGATCTTCGTCGCAACCCCTGCCTCGCAGGACGTTGCCACGACGTGATCGCGGGGCAGCATTATGGGGATGCCCCTGGTCTGCGCGCGCTCTAGTATCCTGCGGGCGGTGTGGATCTTCTCGTCCTCGACCAGGGATTTGCCGATCTCCACGCCCTGGGCCTTGAGGAACGTATAGGCCATGCCTCCGCCGATGAGGATGGAGCTGCAGATATTCATGAGGTTTTCGATCACGCCGAGCTTGTCCGAGACCTTGGCCCCGCCCAGTATCGCGACGAAGGGTTTGGCCGGGTTGTCCAGGAGCTTGGAGAGCGCCTCGACTTCCGAGCGCATGAGGAAGCCTGCGCCCTTTGCCTCAACGAATCGGACCATCCCCGCCGTGGAGGCGTGGGCCCTATGGGCCGTGCCGAACGCGTCGTTGACGTACACGTCGCAGAGTGCGGCGAGCTGCTTCGAGAATCCCTCGTCGTTCGCCTCTTCCTCGGGATGGAAACGGAGGTTCTCGAGCAGCATCAGCTGGCCCGGCTCCATCTCCGAGTTGAGTTTCTTCACGGCGTCGCCCACGCAATCCTCGGGCATCAGTACGTCCACGTCTCCCAGGAGCTCGGCGAGCCTTGTCGCCACGGGTTTGAGCGTGTACTTGGGGTTGGGTTTGCCCTTCGGTCTGCCCAGGTGCGAGGCCAGGATTACCTTCGCGTTCTCGCCGAGCGCGTAGCGTATTGTCGGGAGCGCCGCTTTGATGCGGGTGTCATCCCTGATCTGGCCGGAATCGTCGAGCGAAACGTTGAAGTCCACGCGGATGAACACGCGTTTTTCAGCTATCGGCAGCTCGTCGATGTATTTGATCGTCATACAATCCCTTCCGATAAACTAAAGTTTCTTTCCCATGTACTCAGCCAGGCGCAGCATTTGATGGGTGAAGCCCATCTCATTGTCGTACCACGAGAGGATCTTGACCATATTTCCAATGGTCTTGGTGTAGCCCGCGTCGACGTTGGAGGCGTGATTGTCGCCCATGAAGTCGACCGACACGCATGGGTCGGTCACATACGCCATGATGCCTTTGA
Proteins encoded in this region:
- a CDS encoding HPr family phosphocarrier protein, giving the protein MQRIDVVLNDPKGLHARVSSFLVQLGNQYKDTTLFLKSAGMSDPLPVVSSIMRLMTTPAKPYSLCRFFAEGPHAKNMFDELLHFSLSDPNNPNIKRPVFVNAEEAVQNNVKSAADAFAQAVENLPSQRHDSPCQAYQHVKTQIETQLDLRGRMSFIDLNATPPKAAINAIAQKINQNKEELACFIDPASRAIIMGNQAGVRHGNLASIIARDFGGNISNAPLTLTEALLQRNRLELIGLTIYFARDLAKTPNVENGIAAMFGDCADKPYHAGPYAYINLFPGQMRSLVGGGLSAYGLGMNCHPGRIV
- a CDS encoding HPr family phosphocarrier protein, which codes for MSISKTHPIDRLYVERFLDEHPDKQTVGVVLNDPAGMHVRVATYLIKIAQKYEDTTLQIKTQDADPIRITHKSILTLMTLGLTCGSQFEFIVNGPHAHDVQKEMFDLKIDGLPLFLKLTPDPNHNDEEGGLSGNGSSSPTTNHGGSPIMPPTSVSGASMSPFMSSGLLTRSFGPSLAAPSPRPIL
- the secG gene encoding preprotein translocase subunit SecG — protein: MESIVLTFHYIICFVLILMILLQAGKGADIGAVFGGASQTMFGSQGPATFLNKLTIGVALGFIVTSIWLAQISKTQSTGSVLDKAPITEQAPAAPAEPPLEPAAPIPAK
- the tpiA gene encoding triose-phosphate isomerase; this encodes MRRPLIAANWKLNNTVPEALKFVTAFTSELKSTGNVDVVIAPPFTALYAVNEAMDGTELKLAAQNLYWEETGAFTGEISGPMLRDAGCSYVIVGHSERRQLFGDTDDTVNRRLVAAIKSGLKPIMCVGETLEERESNRTWDVVGRQLRDGLKGIDLATLADFVIAYEPVWAIGTGRNATPDQAQEVHGLMRSYLKDKHGTTVADRTRLLYGGSVKPSNSRDLMQKPDIDGALVGGASLNPQHFAAIVRSAHSA
- a CDS encoding phosphoglycerate kinase is translated as MTIKYIDELPIAEKRVFIRVDFNVSLDDSGQIRDDTRIKAALPTIRYALGENAKVILASHLGRPKGKPNPKYTLKPVATRLAELLGDVDVLMPEDCVGDAVKKLNSEMEPGQLMLLENLRFHPEEEANDEGFSKQLAALCDVYVNDAFGTAHRAHASTAGMVRFVEAKGAGFLMRSEVEALSKLLDNPAKPFVAILGGAKVSDKLGVIENLMNICSSILIGGGMAYTFLKAQGVEIGKSLVEDEKIHTARRILERAQTRGIPIMLPRDHVVATSCEAGVATKITQNDSIPEGMMGLDIGPRTSAEYSDVIMKARTIFWNGPMGVFEIPAFAAGTNKVAMAVAESGAHSVVGGGDSISAINQAGVASRISHVSTGGGASLEFVEGKKLPGLVALEV